The following proteins come from a genomic window of Methanocella conradii HZ254:
- a CDS encoding type II/IV secretion system ATPase subunit, with protein MLVDLAALRDALLTLTGAREGGKELTCPLKFKQGRHGTDAVVDCARCAERSSLSDPACRLRLVRSLSGKAWMDRLILERNIVREYGGSGLTSLLGLVSFYDDMKLQSSTLQAYGCGRCSGERRKSVMRAAEASIASPQEAWRMAASIQIMHGKEAQECRPCIERYASFRNDLARICARVKCVDARPYVRPRFSTSRIMAEPPDGAIFLRSYEISGDRLAPAIHVTIYEMADSLERLYFMMPWEYSMEEEDISLIVEARQRLLSKRPETMEFMDASNMRPLFARYGKEAISNTAAAKGLRLEPGRLEMLASVLVKYTCGLGILEDVLRDPHIEDAYVNAPVGFNPLHVVVDGEECTSNIFLSEADVESTISRLRAISGRPFSEANPVLDMDLGEFHTRVSAIGNPLSRGLAYAFRRHKTTPWTLPQLVSKKMLTPYAAGLLSLMVDGQSSILVTGTRGAGKTSLLGALMLEIPQSCRILVIEDTPELPVEDMQRCGWKVQGMGTRAPISGSEAEFQASDVLRAALRLGESALIMGEVRGAEARSLYEAMRVGASGNAVMGTIHGSSCMDVYDRVVHDIGVPPASFKATDAVVVCSTVRRSGGQARERRVIQVAEVSRSRWEDAGGAFDDLLVYDASADFLAPADRIDTGRSEALQKIAKKWGVPIKTLNDEVEARSLFMAQVAGKPWAMEAEAYARCVNAYRAIRENGRREGGPYFKEWADWLEREGAYGG; from the coding sequence ATGTTAGTGGACTTAGCGGCCTTGAGGGATGCGCTGCTCACGCTGACGGGGGCCAGGGAAGGGGGAAAGGAGCTCACATGCCCCCTGAAGTTCAAGCAGGGAAGGCACGGCACCGATGCCGTCGTGGACTGCGCGAGGTGCGCGGAAAGGTCGAGCCTGTCGGACCCGGCGTGCAGGCTCCGGCTCGTGAGGAGCCTGTCAGGAAAGGCGTGGATGGACCGGCTCATCCTGGAGAGGAACATCGTGCGCGAGTATGGCGGCAGCGGCCTGACGTCCTTACTTGGCCTGGTCTCATTTTACGATGACATGAAGCTCCAGTCCTCCACTCTACAGGCATATGGCTGCGGGCGGTGTAGTGGCGAGCGAAGGAAAAGCGTGATGAGGGCGGCGGAGGCCTCAATAGCGAGCCCGCAGGAGGCCTGGCGGATGGCCGCCTCGATCCAGATAATGCACGGAAAAGAAGCTCAGGAATGCCGCCCCTGCATTGAGCGCTACGCCTCATTCCGGAACGACCTTGCGCGTATATGCGCCCGCGTTAAATGCGTGGATGCGCGCCCATACGTGCGCCCCAGGTTCTCGACCTCGCGGATAATGGCCGAGCCACCAGATGGCGCCATCTTCCTGCGCTCATACGAGATAAGCGGCGACAGGCTCGCCCCAGCAATCCACGTCACAATATACGAGATGGCAGACAGCCTGGAGAGGCTGTACTTCATGATGCCCTGGGAGTACTCCATGGAAGAGGAGGACATATCCCTTATAGTTGAGGCGCGTCAGAGGCTGCTCTCAAAGCGGCCTGAGACCATGGAGTTCATGGACGCCTCCAACATGAGGCCCCTCTTCGCCCGCTACGGAAAGGAGGCCATCTCCAACACGGCCGCGGCGAAGGGCCTGAGGCTCGAGCCAGGCCGCCTTGAGATGCTCGCCTCTGTCCTGGTAAAGTATACCTGCGGTTTAGGGATATTGGAGGACGTGCTCAGGGACCCGCACATCGAGGACGCGTACGTAAACGCCCCCGTGGGCTTCAACCCGCTCCACGTGGTCGTGGACGGCGAGGAGTGCACCAGCAATATATTTTTATCCGAGGCCGACGTCGAGTCCACGATATCCCGGCTTCGAGCCATATCCGGCCGCCCCTTCTCCGAGGCCAACCCAGTATTGGACATGGACCTGGGCGAGTTCCACACGAGGGTGTCGGCCATCGGCAACCCCCTATCAAGGGGCCTGGCATACGCCTTCCGCAGGCATAAGACTACGCCCTGGACGCTCCCCCAGCTCGTGTCTAAAAAGATGCTCACCCCATATGCTGCGGGGCTGCTCTCCCTCATGGTGGATGGCCAGTCATCCATCCTCGTGACGGGCACGAGGGGCGCGGGCAAGACCTCCCTGCTGGGCGCACTCATGCTGGAGATACCCCAAAGCTGCCGCATACTCGTGATAGAGGACACCCCGGAGCTCCCCGTGGAGGACATGCAGCGGTGCGGCTGGAAGGTGCAGGGCATGGGCACCCGCGCCCCGATATCTGGCTCTGAGGCCGAGTTCCAGGCCTCTGACGTGCTCAGGGCTGCGCTCAGGCTCGGCGAGTCCGCCCTGATAATGGGCGAGGTGAGGGGCGCGGAGGCTCGCTCGCTGTACGAGGCAATGAGGGTGGGAGCATCGGGGAACGCTGTCATGGGCACGATACACGGCTCCTCCTGCATGGATGTGTACGACAGGGTAGTACACGACATCGGGGTTCCTCCCGCCTCTTTTAAGGCCACTGACGCGGTGGTCGTGTGCTCGACCGTGAGGAGGAGTGGCGGCCAGGCCAGGGAGCGAAGGGTTATACAGGTGGCAGAGGTCTCGAGGAGCCGATGGGAAGATGCCGGGGGAGCTTTCGACGACCTTTTGGTGTACGATGCCTCCGCCGACTTTCTGGCCCCAGCTGACCGGATAGACACGGGCCGCTCGGAGGCTCTCCAGAAAATCGCCAAAAAGTGGGGCGTTCCCATCAAGACATTAAACGACGAGGTCGAGGCACGGTCACTGTTCATGGCGCAGGTTGCTGGCAAGCCGTGGGCGATGGAGGCTGAGGCTTACGCCAGGTGCGTCAACGCCTACAGGGCCATACGCGAAAATGGCCGCAGAGAGGGCGGCCCATACTTTAAAGAGTGGGCTGACTGGCTCGAGAGGGAGGGCGCATATGGAGGCTGA
- a CDS encoding 6-hydroxymethylpterin diphosphokinase MptE-like protein — translation MRYEEWEPYYRAILEDFGWTARGDEDAARLLSSLLPGDTPYLEKVEELIRGKDVIVCGKAPSLEKDMEKVDWWYKYTVIAADGAVSTLLRQGIVPDIIVSDLDGPHEDLLKADSLGSIILAHAHADNVESIRALVPGLKHVVGTTQARPLKNVYNFGGFSDGDRCVFLAKEFGARSIKIIGFDLDDTNVTPKKLKKLKWARRLLSRLGIEA, via the coding sequence ATGAGGTACGAGGAGTGGGAGCCCTACTATAGGGCCATTTTAGAGGACTTCGGGTGGACCGCCCGGGGCGATGAGGATGCGGCGAGGCTTCTCTCGTCCCTGCTGCCCGGGGACACGCCTTATCTTGAAAAAGTGGAGGAGCTTATAAGGGGAAAGGACGTCATCGTCTGCGGCAAGGCGCCTTCGCTTGAGAAGGACATGGAGAAGGTGGACTGGTGGTATAAGTACACGGTCATCGCAGCGGACGGCGCGGTCTCCACACTTTTAAGGCAGGGCATCGTGCCGGACATCATCGTGTCTGACCTCGACGGCCCTCACGAGGATTTATTAAAGGCGGACTCGCTCGGCTCCATCATCCTGGCCCATGCCCACGCCGACAACGTGGAAAGCATAAGGGCACTAGTGCCCGGGCTAAAGCACGTCGTTGGCACCACCCAGGCCAGGCCCTTGAAAAACGTCTACAACTTTGGCGGGTTCTCGGACGGAGACCGATGCGTCTTCCTAGCGAAGGAGTTCGGGGCGCGGAGCATAAAGATAATAGGGTTCGACCTGGATGATACAAATGTCACGCCTAAGAAGCTAAAAAAATTGAAGTGGGCCAGGAGGCTGCTCTCCCGGCTGGGCATCGAGGCCTGA
- the asd gene encoding aspartate-semialdehyde dehydrogenase, with amino-acid sequence MIKAGILGATGAVGQRFVQLLADHPWFEITSLAASERSAGKKYGEVAKWRLDTDLPESVRDIAVVSTRPEEVDADIVFSALPAEEALKIEEDFARAGFVVSSNASSHRMDEDVPLLIPEVNPEHLGLIEIQKKKRKWDGFIVTNPNCSTIMMVMTLKPLMGFGIESVHVATMQAVSGAGYEGVPSMAILDNVIPYIGGEEHKMETEPLKLLGEFDGKAVKNAKFWVSAACHRVPVMDGHTMSIWVRSKERPSAEEVKNAMLKFDPRLGDLPTSPKKALIVRDEPDRPQPRLDRNQGRGMSVSVGRIREGQDGAIQYVCMGHNTIRGAAGASILNAEVLKKKGYL; translated from the coding sequence ATGATTAAGGCCGGGATACTTGGCGCGACCGGAGCCGTGGGACAGCGGTTCGTACAATTGCTGGCGGACCACCCCTGGTTCGAGATAACCTCGCTGGCCGCATCCGAGAGGAGCGCGGGCAAGAAGTATGGCGAGGTGGCGAAGTGGAGGCTGGACACCGACCTCCCCGAGTCGGTAAGGGATATCGCCGTGGTATCGACCAGGCCTGAAGAGGTCGACGCCGACATAGTGTTCTCGGCGCTGCCCGCCGAGGAGGCCCTCAAGATTGAAGAAGATTTCGCCAGGGCGGGCTTTGTCGTATCTTCTAACGCCAGCTCGCATAGGATGGATGAGGATGTGCCTCTTTTGATCCCCGAGGTAAACCCTGAGCACCTCGGGCTTATCGAGATTCAAAAGAAGAAGCGTAAGTGGGATGGGTTCATCGTCACCAACCCTAATTGCAGCACCATCATGATGGTCATGACTCTAAAGCCCCTCATGGGCTTTGGCATCGAGAGCGTGCACGTTGCGACCATGCAGGCGGTGTCGGGCGCCGGGTACGAGGGCGTGCCCTCCATGGCCATCCTGGACAACGTGATACCGTACATTGGCGGCGAGGAGCATAAGATGGAGACCGAGCCGCTGAAGCTTCTGGGCGAGTTTGACGGTAAGGCGGTGAAGAATGCTAAGTTCTGGGTGAGCGCAGCATGCCACAGGGTTCCTGTGATGGATGGCCACACCATGTCTATCTGGGTGCGCTCGAAGGAGCGCCCCTCGGCTGAAGAGGTGAAAAACGCCATGCTTAAGTTCGACCCCAGGCTGGGGGACCTGCCGACCTCGCCGAAGAAGGCCCTTATCGTGAGGGATGAGCCGGACAGGCCGCAGCCAAGGCTGGACCGGAATCAGGGGCGGGGCATGAGCGTGTCCGTGGGCAGGATAAGGGAGGGCCAGGATGGCGCCATCCAGTACGTGTGTATGGGCCATAACACGATAAGGGGCGCGGCCGGGGCCAGCATCCTTAATGCGGAAGTCCTTAAAAAGAAGGGCTATCTATAG
- a CDS encoding type 1 glutamine amidotransferase domain-containing protein → MEELKGKRIVMLAGDGFEDMELMYPLVRLRDEACADVTIAGLKELEALRGKNGLQVTTELSFKDLRADSFDALVIPGGQSPDHIRIYPDVIRFVQDFDRTGKPIASICHGIQILITARLLKGKTATGWKSLAVEIENAGASYVDSPLVTSGQYIFSRQPSDLGFFCDAIIRSLRGESLQPLVEAARAI, encoded by the coding sequence ATGGAAGAGCTGAAAGGAAAAAGGATAGTAATGCTGGCAGGAGACGGGTTCGAGGACATGGAGCTCATGTACCCGCTGGTCCGGCTCAGGGATGAGGCGTGCGCGGACGTGACCATCGCCGGCTTGAAAGAGCTTGAAGCGCTAAGGGGCAAGAATGGGCTACAGGTGACCACGGAGCTCTCTTTCAAGGACCTGAGGGCCGATAGCTTTGACGCGCTGGTCATACCTGGCGGGCAGAGCCCTGACCACATCCGCATATACCCTGACGTCATAAGGTTCGTGCAGGACTTCGACAGGACGGGCAAGCCCATCGCGTCCATCTGCCACGGCATACAAATACTAATCACCGCAAGGCTTTTGAAGGGCAAGACTGCGACCGGCTGGAAGTCCCTGGCTGTAGAGATAGAGAACGCGGGGGCGTCCTACGTGGACTCGCCGCTCGTGACCAGCGGCCAGTACATCTTCTCGAGGCAGCCATCCGACCTCGGGTTCTTCTGCGACGCCATAATCCGCTCGCTAAGGGGGGAGAGCTTACAGCCCCTGGTGGAGGCCGCCCGCGCAATATGA
- a CDS encoding winged helix DNA-binding domain-containing protein: protein MIVEKKAVNHFLLAKGHLLPATRLDSAGAVLRDLIVLDANSLDDAYFSLYLRVRRFDVAAFERGLYKGRSMARVRGLKNYMQLVPREYMPAVYSASKAGREAAVRSLLGTWGVTDEEYRDISKKILESLDGKEKTLAQLKRDLSAVSRDIVRKRKEKAANVSIVAQAMHDRWMLLRGGVGRHPGESPGRFSIFKDRFSVELEMDRGEALLLLAKRYVKSYGPACAEDLAWWLGITLNEARHALDKMENIEAVEIDGVEGQFFIDKKDVPRIKEIEDVPIIFLPKDDPYIKAYYNHARLVPGEHRVMTKFGESASAVLIDGTVWGTWSSGKLSSVCTVTLYKGHPEVREESMEAAAREAGRFYTGGSVEVKITQ from the coding sequence GTGATAGTGGAGAAGAAGGCCGTGAATCACTTTTTATTGGCGAAGGGCCACCTGTTGCCCGCCACCAGGCTGGACAGCGCCGGCGCCGTCCTGAGGGATCTAATAGTACTGGATGCCAATAGCCTGGACGATGCCTATTTTAGCCTTTACTTAAGGGTGAGGCGCTTCGACGTGGCCGCTTTTGAGAGAGGACTGTATAAGGGCAGGAGCATGGCTCGTGTTAGGGGGCTTAAGAATTACATGCAGCTCGTGCCTCGGGAGTACATGCCAGCGGTCTACTCGGCCTCGAAGGCCGGCCGGGAGGCCGCCGTCCGTAGCCTGCTGGGCACCTGGGGCGTCACCGATGAGGAGTACCGTGACATTAGTAAAAAAATCCTGGAATCGCTGGATGGCAAGGAGAAGACGCTGGCCCAGCTCAAGCGGGACCTGTCTGCCGTCTCCAGGGATATCGTGAGGAAGCGGAAGGAGAAAGCTGCGAACGTCTCCATCGTGGCCCAGGCCATGCATGATAGGTGGATGCTACTGAGGGGAGGCGTGGGACGCCATCCTGGCGAGAGCCCTGGGCGTTTCTCCATCTTTAAGGATAGGTTTAGCGTGGAGCTTGAGATGGATAGGGGTGAGGCGCTTTTATTGCTTGCCAAGCGCTACGTGAAGTCTTATGGGCCGGCGTGTGCCGAGGACCTGGCGTGGTGGCTGGGCATCACCCTGAACGAGGCCCGTCACGCCCTCGATAAAATGGAGAACATCGAAGCCGTGGAGATAGATGGCGTAGAGGGCCAGTTTTTCATCGATAAAAAAGACGTGCCGCGCATAAAGGAAATAGAGGATGTTCCCATAATCTTCCTGCCTAAGGATGATCCTTATATTAAGGCTTACTATAACCATGCCAGGCTCGTGCCCGGTGAGCATCGTGTCATGACGAAGTTCGGGGAGTCTGCCAGCGCCGTCCTGATTGATGGCACTGTATGGGGCACCTGGAGCTCTGGAAAGCTTTCCAGCGTTTGCACCGTGACTTTATATAAAGGGCACCCTGAAGTGCGGGAAGAAAGCATGGAGGCCGCCGCCAGGGAGGCGGGCAGGTTCTACACGGGCGGCAGCGTCGAGGTAAAGATTACGCAGTAA
- the ileS gene encoding isoleucine--tRNA ligase translates to MIEEKEQYNGKAIEAEVEKLWQSTDAYRKTRALRKGGKKFFFVDGPPYTTGRIHLGTAWNKIIKDSVLRYKSMNGYDIMDRAGWDMHGLPIEVKVESLLGFKTKKDIENYGVARFTQECKAFAIKNMREMTAQFKRLGAWLDWDDPYMTLKNEYIEAAWWTIKKAHEKKLLERGLRNVNWCPRCETAIADSEVEYADRTDDSIYVKFPLKGEEGFLVIWTTTPWTIPANMAVAANKDFTYALVYALPAMALEEASRAAGLDPATLMDKRSDGTPKPMRFADKVARMKEAIGEERLSELYEKHGEKLIMMEGLVDGVMRLGRYGDYRILKTMRGEELKGMEYRHPLEDLIPCQKDKEHKVYLAEFVVGENTGLVHIAPGHGLDDFELGRREGIPVFCPVKPNGSFTEEAGAYAGMNIREANPKIIEDLRARGLLLGATEITHRYGHCWRCKTPIIFMTTNQWFIAVSKIKEQMLAEVDRVKWYPAWAGSSRFRDWVSGARDWCISRQRYWGIPIPIWKCEKCGSMDVIGTKEELERKTGVKLEDLHRPFVDEVYMECECGGRMKRVEDIFDVWFDSAVASWATLRFPQRKDLMDWWPADFIVEGHDQTRGWFYSQLGAGMVGFGRAPYDSVCMHGFTLDEQGRKMSKSLGNVVAPEEVLDKYGADALRLYVLSQSAPWEDLSFSWEECGNVYRALNIFWNVYRFPLPYMALDGFDPEKTTFESIKGHLRVEDRWILSRLQAVIKEVDEGMASYELHRSTRALISFILEDLSRWYVQLARERTWVEAEDPDKLAAYRVLYDVLSTVIRLMAPYTPYVAERMYQNLMRDRPGARESVHMCDWPVADESLLDEALNRHMDVARRIVEATSNARQKAKRKLRWPVKKLTIAPDTEDVAAAVNSLAGVIKEQANAREVVLLGIGEPNPELGVEVVPNPKVIGPAFKGEAAKVIAALKSADGRAVKSGIDKDGKFVLQLAGGEVEVTPDMVSFRDVIPETLAMGEFQGGKLYVDVELTPELEAEGYTREVIRRIQDMRKDLKLNVEDKIKAEVYVGDDRVRGLVSGMAGFIAGEVRAAELDIKGEKAVSGDLVKDWDVEGVPVAIGIEKV, encoded by the coding sequence GTGATAGAGGAGAAGGAGCAGTACAACGGCAAGGCGATCGAGGCCGAAGTGGAAAAGCTCTGGCAGTCGACCGACGCGTACCGTAAGACAAGGGCATTGAGGAAAGGCGGCAAAAAGTTCTTTTTCGTGGACGGGCCACCGTACACGACGGGCCGCATCCATCTAGGAACGGCCTGGAATAAGATCATAAAGGACTCTGTGCTCCGCTATAAAAGCATGAATGGGTATGATATAATGGACAGGGCTGGCTGGGACATGCACGGCCTGCCCATCGAGGTGAAGGTCGAGAGTTTATTGGGATTCAAGACCAAGAAGGACATAGAGAACTATGGGGTGGCCCGGTTCACGCAGGAATGCAAGGCTTTTGCCATCAAGAACATGCGCGAGATGACCGCCCAGTTCAAGCGCCTCGGGGCCTGGCTCGACTGGGACGACCCCTACATGACTTTAAAGAATGAGTACATTGAGGCGGCGTGGTGGACGATAAAGAAGGCCCACGAGAAGAAGCTGCTGGAGAGGGGCCTGAGGAACGTTAACTGGTGTCCCAGGTGCGAGACGGCCATAGCCGACTCGGAGGTAGAGTACGCGGACAGGACTGATGACTCCATTTATGTGAAGTTCCCGTTGAAGGGTGAAGAGGGTTTTTTGGTCATATGGACGACCACGCCATGGACCATCCCGGCTAACATGGCCGTGGCCGCTAACAAGGATTTCACTTATGCTTTAGTGTATGCCCTGCCTGCAATGGCGCTTGAGGAGGCGTCGAGGGCTGCAGGGCTGGACCCCGCAACGCTGATGGATAAGCGCTCTGACGGCACGCCAAAGCCAATGCGGTTCGCGGACAAAGTGGCAAGAATGAAGGAGGCCATAGGCGAGGAAAGGCTGAGCGAGCTATATGAGAAGCATGGCGAGAAGCTCATCATGATGGAAGGGCTGGTCGATGGCGTCATGAGGCTCGGCCGGTACGGCGACTACCGGATTCTAAAGACAATGCGGGGCGAGGAGCTAAAGGGCATGGAGTACAGGCATCCCCTGGAGGACCTGATACCCTGCCAGAAGGATAAGGAGCACAAGGTGTACCTGGCAGAATTCGTCGTGGGCGAGAATACTGGCCTTGTGCACATTGCCCCCGGCCACGGTTTAGACGACTTCGAGCTGGGCAGGAGGGAGGGCATACCCGTGTTCTGCCCTGTGAAGCCAAACGGCTCCTTTACCGAGGAAGCGGGGGCCTATGCGGGCATGAACATCCGCGAGGCCAACCCGAAGATAATTGAGGACCTCAGGGCTAGGGGGCTGTTGCTCGGGGCGACCGAGATCACACACAGGTATGGCCACTGCTGGCGCTGCAAGACTCCCATAATATTCATGACCACCAACCAGTGGTTCATCGCGGTGAGCAAGATTAAGGAGCAGATGCTCGCGGAGGTGGACAGGGTCAAGTGGTACCCTGCCTGGGCGGGCTCCTCGCGCTTCCGCGACTGGGTGAGCGGCGCAAGGGATTGGTGCATTTCGAGGCAGCGCTACTGGGGCATACCCATACCCATCTGGAAGTGCGAGAAGTGCGGCAGCATGGATGTGATAGGCACGAAGGAGGAGCTGGAGCGTAAGACGGGCGTGAAGCTCGAAGACCTGCACCGGCCCTTCGTGGACGAGGTCTACATGGAGTGCGAGTGCGGGGGCCGGATGAAGCGAGTAGAGGACATATTCGACGTGTGGTTCGACTCCGCCGTCGCCTCGTGGGCAACCCTCAGGTTCCCCCAGCGTAAGGACTTAATGGACTGGTGGCCGGCCGACTTCATCGTGGAGGGCCACGACCAGACCAGGGGCTGGTTCTACTCCCAGCTAGGTGCGGGCATGGTGGGCTTCGGCAGGGCGCCTTATGACTCGGTCTGCATGCACGGCTTCACGCTGGACGAGCAGGGGCGGAAGATGTCGAAGAGCCTGGGCAACGTGGTCGCCCCCGAAGAGGTCCTTGATAAGTATGGGGCGGATGCCCTGCGCCTCTACGTCCTGTCGCAGAGCGCGCCCTGGGAGGACTTGAGCTTCTCGTGGGAGGAGTGCGGCAACGTCTATCGGGCCTTGAACATCTTCTGGAACGTCTACAGGTTCCCCCTGCCGTACATGGCGCTGGACGGGTTTGACCCTGAGAAGACGACCTTCGAGTCCATAAAGGGCCACCTCAGGGTGGAGGATCGATGGATATTATCCCGGCTTCAGGCGGTTATAAAAGAAGTGGACGAGGGCATGGCATCGTATGAGCTGCACCGCTCTACCAGGGCGTTGATAAGCTTCATACTCGAGGATTTATCAAGATGGTATGTTCAGCTGGCCAGGGAGAGGACGTGGGTTGAGGCGGAAGACCCAGACAAGCTGGCCGCATACCGCGTGCTCTACGACGTGCTTTCGACCGTTATCAGGCTCATGGCGCCTTACACGCCCTACGTGGCGGAGCGCATGTATCAGAATTTGATGAGGGACAGGCCCGGGGCCAGGGAGTCGGTACACATGTGCGACTGGCCCGTGGCGGACGAGTCGTTGCTTGACGAGGCCTTGAACAGGCACATGGACGTGGCCAGGAGGATAGTGGAGGCCACTTCTAATGCAAGGCAGAAGGCAAAGCGTAAGCTCAGGTGGCCCGTCAAGAAGCTCACCATAGCTCCTGACACTGAAGATGTTGCGGCCGCGGTGAATAGCCTGGCGGGCGTGATCAAGGAGCAGGCCAACGCCAGGGAGGTCGTCTTGCTCGGCATAGGCGAGCCTAACCCTGAGCTGGGCGTGGAGGTCGTGCCCAACCCAAAGGTGATAGGCCCAGCCTTCAAGGGGGAGGCGGCAAAGGTCATCGCCGCCCTTAAGTCTGCCGATGGCAGGGCAGTAAAGTCCGGCATCGATAAAGACGGCAAGTTTGTATTACAGCTGGCCGGCGGAGAGGTCGAGGTCACTCCCGACATGGTGAGCTTCAGGGACGTCATCCCAGAGACGCTTGCGATGGGCGAGTTCCAGGGCGGCAAGCTCTACGTGGACGTGGAATTGACGCCAGAGCTGGAGGCTGAAGGCTACACCAGGGAGGTCATACGCCGCATCCAGGACATGAGAAAGGACTTAAAGCTGAACGTCGAGGATAAGATAAAGGCCGAGGTTTACGTCGGAGATGATAGGGTGAGGGGCCTCGTCAGCGGCATGGCGGGCTTCATAGCCGGCGAGGTCAGGGCGGCCGAGCTCGACATAAAGGGCGAGAAGGCCGTATCTGGCGACCTGGTGAAGGACTGGGACGTCGAGGGCGTGCCGGTGGCCATAGGCATAGAGAAGGTATGA
- a CDS encoding 4Fe-4S binding protein produces the protein MVAKVDEEKCVGCGTCVDTCPEAAIELVDETAHVDEERCQECGDCVEACPTEAITLEKTKTK, from the coding sequence ATGGTAGCTAAAGTGGATGAGGAGAAATGCGTTGGATGTGGGACGTGTGTGGATACGTGCCCAGAGGCGGCGATAGAGCTGGTCGACGAGACAGCGCACGTTGACGAGGAGAGGTGCCAGGAGTGCGGCGACTGCGTCGAGGCGTGCCCGACCGAGGCGATAACGCTCGAGAAGACGAAGACGAAGTAG
- a CDS encoding TATA-box-binding protein: protein MSKAEEAKKTITIENVVASTAIGQEIDLKSVTLALEGADYDPEQFPGLVYRTKDPKTAALIFRSGKIVCTGAKSIEDVDRGLKKVFKKIASVGIKVDPNPEITVQNIVASADLGSVLNLNAIAIGLGLENIEYEPEQFPGLVYRLDSPKVVVLLFGSGKLVVTGGKKPKDAEEAVERIVKELEGLALL, encoded by the coding sequence ATGAGCAAAGCCGAAGAAGCGAAGAAGACCATCACGATTGAGAACGTCGTGGCGTCCACCGCCATTGGCCAGGAGATCGACCTGAAGTCGGTCACACTCGCCCTCGAGGGCGCAGACTATGACCCGGAGCAGTTCCCCGGCCTGGTCTACAGGACGAAGGATCCCAAGACCGCCGCCCTTATTTTTAGGAGTGGCAAGATCGTGTGCACCGGCGCGAAGAGCATAGAGGACGTGGACCGCGGCCTCAAGAAGGTTTTCAAGAAGATAGCCAGCGTGGGCATCAAGGTGGACCCGAACCCCGAGATCACGGTGCAGAACATAGTGGCATCGGCAGACCTTGGCTCGGTTTTAAATTTAAACGCCATCGCCATCGGCCTGGGCCTGGAAAATATCGAGTATGAGCCCGAGCAGTTCCCTGGATTGGTCTACAGGCTGGATAGCCCGAAGGTGGTAGTGCTGCTATTCGGCTCCGGCAAATTAGTGGTCACAGGAGGCAAGAAGCCGAAGGACGCCGAGGAGGCCGTCGAGCGCATCGTCAAGGAATTAGAAGGCCTGGCCCTATTGTGA
- a CDS encoding phosphoribosyltransferase — protein sequence MIFKDRRDAGRMLAEHLVGYRHNSIILAIPRGGVPVGYEVSRRLGVPLDLIIPRKLPIPSDPEAGFGAVAPDGTVVLNERLVAYLGLSVKDIERIVAEVLKEVRRRIREYRGDRPLPDLKGKNVIIVDDGLASGYTMIAAVRAVRKERPRRVIVAVPCSPETSVERLEKEADEVICLRVQRYGPFAVASHYEKFPDLSDEEVKSLLAPAQG from the coding sequence ATGATTTTCAAGGACCGCAGGGATGCGGGAAGGATGCTGGCAGAGCACCTGGTGGGATACCGCCATAATTCAATTATTTTAGCCATACCTAGGGGAGGGGTGCCCGTTGGCTACGAGGTGTCGAGGAGGCTTGGCGTCCCCCTCGACCTGATAATACCCCGGAAGCTGCCAATCCCATCTGACCCTGAGGCTGGGTTCGGCGCGGTCGCCCCGGACGGCACGGTAGTCCTTAACGAGCGGCTGGTGGCATACCTGGGGCTTTCGGTGAAGGATATCGAGAGGATCGTGGCGGAGGTGCTCAAGGAGGTGAGGCGGAGGATAAGGGAGTATAGGGGGGATAGGCCTCTCCCGGATTTAAAGGGAAAGAACGTTATAATAGTGGATGATGGGCTTGCCTCTGGCTACACGATGATAGCGGCTGTGAGGGCCGTAAGGAAGGAACGCCCGAGGCGGGTCATAGTGGCAGTGCCCTGCAGCCCTGAGACTTCGGTGGAGAGGCTCGAAAAAGAGGCTGACGAGGTCATCTGCTTAAGAGTGCAGCGATACGGGCCGTTCGCAGTGGCCAGCCACTACGAAAAGTTCCCAGACCTGAGCGACGAGGAGGTAAAGTCCCTACTAGCGCCTGCGCAGGGATAG